One genomic segment of Arachis duranensis cultivar V14167 chromosome 4, aradu.V14167.gnm2.J7QH, whole genome shotgun sequence includes these proteins:
- the LOC107484677 gene encoding transmembrane emp24 domain-containing protein p24beta3-like — MEQTQWKRSSKMWMVLACLMMSFFSGIESLSVTVNDVECVYEYVLYEGDTISGNFVVVDHDIFWGSDHPGIDFTVTSPAGNTVQNIKGTSGDKFQFKAPTHGMYKFCFHNPHSTPETVSFYIHVGHIPSEHDLAKDEHLEH, encoded by the coding sequence ATGGAGCAAACGCAGTGGAAGAGAAGCTCGAAGATGTGGATGGTTTTGGCGTGTTTGATGATGAGCTTCTTTAGCGGCATTGAGTCGCTATCGGTGACGGTAAACGACGTCGAGTGCGTCTACGAGTATGTGCTTTATGAGGGTGACACTATTTCGGGGAACTTTGTTGTCGTCGACCACGATATTTTCTGGGGCTCCGATCACCCTGGTATCGATTTCACGGTGACATCTCCTGCTGGTAATAcagtccaaaatatcaagggGACCTCTGGTGACAAGTTCCAATTTAAAGCCCCGACACATGGAATGTATAAATTCTGTTTTCACAACCCTCACTCAACACCTGAGACTGTTTCTTTCTACATCCATGTTGGTCATATTCCATCTGAGCATGATCTTGCCAAAGATGAGCATTTGGAACACTAG